In Candidatus Desulfarcum epimagneticum, the following are encoded in one genomic region:
- a CDS encoding conserved hypothetical protein (Evidence 4 : Unknown function but conserved in other organisms), translating into MVIFISIKLKKLFEQERDYKWKKPKQCPRCGGCRLWGHGYAPVLFDGFRKPLLIKRNRCPDCHCVIRFRPKGYFGRIQASKNAIRSCISGKLKYAKCPGSISRSRRRHWVMALTRRIKAHFGDTWQKSILKGLNYLAFLGHIPVSRSI; encoded by the coding sequence ATGGTAATATTTATTTCCATAAAACTCAAGAAGCTTTTTGAACAAGAGCGCGATTATAAATGGAAAAAGCCGAAGCAATGCCCCCGCTGCGGCGGATGCAGGCTGTGGGGGCATGGGTATGCGCCCGTTTTGTTTGACGGTTTCAGAAAACCGCTTCTGATTAAGCGCAATCGGTGTCCGGACTGCCATTGTGTGATACGTTTCCGGCCAAAGGGGTATTTCGGGCGGATTCAGGCGTCAAAGAATGCCATACGCTCATGCATATCCGGGAAATTAAAATATGCCAAATGCCCCGGCTCCATCAGCCGGAGCCGGCGGCGTCACTGGGTCATGGCCCTGACCCGGCGGATCAAGGCGCATTTCGGCGACACGTGGCAAAAAAGCATATTAAAGGGATTGAACTATCTTGCGTTCCTGGGTCATATTCCGGTGAGCCGTTCCATTTAA